A part of Larimichthys crocea isolate SSNF chromosome VII, L_crocea_2.0, whole genome shotgun sequence genomic DNA contains:
- the prcp gene encoding lysosomal Pro-X carboxypeptidase, with amino-acid sequence MIRMEVLCRAAATCVLTLCLGCLHVIAFKSQLFTRLGGSPPSTEPPISYETFYFDQKIDHFGFLEDGTFKQRYLVADKHWHKPGGPILFYTGNEGDITWFCNNTGFMWEIAEELGAMLVFAEHRYYGESLPFGPDSYSDSKHLNYLTSEQALADFAVLIQDMKSTLPGAQHSPVIAIGGSYGGMLSAWFRMKYPNIVVGALAASAPIWQFPGMVPCGDFYKIVTQDFAKSGYNCDTNIRKSWKAIENVSSTASGLRWLSDEFSLCSPLKNMIEVTGFKNWLQETWVNLAMVDYPYEANFLQPLPPWPIQAVCKHLALDSTVSDHQLLHGVAQAAKVYYNYTGSSSCLNTSQTATGSLGFLGWYYQACTEMVMPMCTDGVQDMFEPEEWNFQAFSDGCNFMFGVRPRADWAGTVYGGKDIASHSNIIFSNGGLDPWSAGGVTYNISSSLVSIVIPDGAHHLDLRYSNAHDPASVRAARELEVKYFRAWIKQAARAASA; translated from the exons ATGATCAGGATGGAGGTtttgtgcagagctgcagctacCTGCGTCCTAACGTTGTGTCTGGGCTGTTTACACGTGATCGCCTttaaatcacaacttttcaccAGGCTCGGGGGGTCACCGCCCTCCACTGAACCCCCCATCAgctatgaaacattttattttgaccaGAAG ATTGATCATTTTGGCTTCCTAGAGGATGGCACCTTCAAGCAGAGATACCTCGTGGCTGACAAACACTGGCACAAGCCCGGAGGACCTATTTTGTTCTATACTGGCAATGAAGGCGACATTACCTGGTTCTGCAACAACACT GGCTTCATGTGGGAAATTGCGGAGGAGTTGGGCGCCATGCTGGTTTTTGCAGAACATCGTTACTATGGAGAGTCGCTGCCATTTGGACCGGACTCTTACAGT GACAGCAAACACCTGAACTACCTGACCTCAGAGCAGGCCCTGGCAGATTTTGCAGTGCTGATTCAGGACATGAAGAGCACTTTACCCGGAGCGCAGCACAGCCCTGTCATCGCTATCGGGGGCTCCTATGGAGGGATGCTGTCCGCCTGGTTCAGGATGAAGTACCCCAATATAGTTGTCGG AGCTCTGGCAGCCTCCGCACCAATATGGCAGTTTCCTGGTATGGTGCCATGCGGAGACTTCTACAAAATAGTAACGCAGGACTTTGCCAAAAGTGGTTACAACTGTGATACGAACATCAGAAAGTCGTGGAAGGCTATCGAAAACGTATCTTCCACGG CGTCCGGTCTTCGGTGGCTGTCGGATGAATTCAGCTTATGCTCCCCTCTTAAGAACATGATCGAAGTCACCGGCTTCAAGAACTGGCTCCAGGAGACGTGGGTGAATTTGGCGATGGTGGACTACCCGTACGAGGCTAACTTCCTTCAGCCTCTTCCTCCCTGGCCGATCCAG GCGGTGTGCAAGCATCTTGCTCTCGATTCCACTGTGTCTGACCACCAGCTGCTGCACGGTGTAGCTCAAGCAGCAAAGGTCTACTACAACTACACCGGAAGCTCCTCCTGTCTCAACACATCTCAGACCGCAACCGGCAGCCTGGGATTCCTTGGCTGGTATTACCAG GCCTGCACGGAGATGGTGATGCCCATGTGCACAGATGGCGTCCAGGACATGTTTGAACCCGAGGAGTGGAACTTCCAGGCCTTCTCTGATGGATGCAACTTCATGTTTGGTGTCAGGCCACGGGCCGACTGGGCAGGCACGGTCTACGGGGGGAAGGACATCGCCTCTCACAGCAACATCATCTTTAG TAACGGAGGGCTCGACCCGTGGTCAGCTGGCGGAGTGACTTACAACATATCAAGTTCTCTGGTTTCCATTGTGATTCCCGACGGAGCTCATCACTTGGACCTCCGCTACAGCAATGCCCATGACCCGGCTTCAGTCCGTGCAGCCCGAGAGCTAGAGGTGAAGTATTTTCGAGCTTGGATCAAGCAGGCGGCTCGAGCTGCATCAGCCTAG
- the tmem91 gene encoding synapse differentiation-inducing gene protein 1, whose product MENLDELEHPLLGESTNDSRASGQALGPGTGQAPGGLFKGILVKCEEDRAYPPLAWRSYCGHPPELQQQQLLDPCSLPRTLESFYPPAPIWGHADSLLSKDYLETTFVDIRPGSTLERKLLAETQDFHSVSYSMDDEDDLLPDSDDSSIDDFSDTDSENNFPLMIPQDYLGLAFFSMLCCFWPLGIAAFYLSQKTNKASAQGDFQGANAASRQALWLSVLSIVFGIITYICAIAALISYLSGKPP is encoded by the exons atggagaatCTAGATGAGCTGGAGCACCCTCTTCTGGGGGAAAGCACCAATGACAGCCGGGCATCAGGACAGGCACTGGGGCCCGGGACTGGACAGGCCCCTGGAGGGCTGTTCAAGGGCATCTTGGTCAAgtgtgaggaggacagagcCTACCCTCCTTTAGCATGGAGGAGCTATTGCGGACACCCTCctgagctccagcagcagcaactccTGGACCCTTGCTCCTTACCTCGCACATTGGAGTCCTTTTATCCACCGGCCCCCATCTGGGGCCACGCAGATTCCCTTCTTAGCAAAGACTACCTGGAGACCACCTTCGTGGACATTCGGCCCGGCTCCACGCTGGAGAGGAAGCTGCTGGCCGAGACGCAGGACTTTCACAGCGTGTCCTACAGCATGGACGACGAGGATGATCTGCTTCCTGATTCTGAC GACTCATCCATTGATGATTTCAGTGATACAGACAGCGAGAACAACTTCCCTCTGATGATCCCTCAGGACTACCTGGGTCTGGCTTTTTTCTCCATGCTCTGCTGCTTCTGGCCCCTGGGCATCGCTGCCTTCTACCTTTCACagaag ACCAACAAGGCATCGGCTCAGGGGGATTTCCAGGGGGCCAATGCAGCGTCTCGCCAGGCTCTGTGGCTCTCGGTCCTCTCCATTGTGTTTGGAATCATAACATACATCTGTGCCATTGCTGCATTGATTTCCTACCTTTCTGGAAAACCACCATAA
- the exosc5 gene encoding exosome complex component RRP46 encodes MEVCESSGVSLREFGCEQSLLSRPDGSASFTQGDTSVLAGVYGPAEVKVSKEIYDRATLEVLIQPKVGLPSVRERSQEQCVRETCEASLLLSLHPRSSLTLVLQVIHDDGSLLSCFLNAACMALMDAGLPMSCLFCGVTCAIDTDGQIITDPSAAQEKESRALMTFAIDSKERKVMMSSTKGSFSVHELQQCIAVSQKASEKIFQFYRDSVRRRYSKTL; translated from the exons ATGGAGGTGTGCGAGTCTTCAGGTGTTTCTCTCAGAGAGTTTGGCTGCGAGCAGAGTTTACTGTCCCGACCGGACGGATCGGCGTCCTTCACACAAG GAGACACAAGTGTGTTGGCCGGAGTTTACGGACCGGCCGAGGTCAAAGTCAGCAAGGAAATCTATGACCGGGCAACACTGGAGGTGTTGATACAGCCCAAAGTGGGTTTGCCAA GTGTGCGTGAGCGATCACAAGAGCAGTGTGTGCGAGAGACCTGCGAGGCATCTCTGCTCTTGTCACTCCATCCTCGCTCCTCCCTCACGCTCGTTCTTCAGGTGATACACGATGACGGCTCA CTCTTGTCCTGCTTTTTGAACGCTGCCTGTATGGCTCTCATGGATGCAGGCCTGCCAATGAGTTGCCTGTTCTGTGGAGTGACCTGTGCCATCGACACAGACGGTCAAATCATCACAGACCCCAGTGCAGCTCAGGAGAAG GAAAGTCGAGCTTTGATGACTTTTGCTATCGACAGTAAAGAACGCAAAGTCATGATGTCCTCGACCAAAGGGTCGTTTTCAGTTCACGAG ctgcagcagtgtaTAGCAGTCAGTCAGAAAGCATCAGAGAAGATCTTCCAGTTCTACAGAGACTCTGTCCGGCGGCGATACTCCAAAACCctctga
- the fam181b gene encoding protein FAM181B, with amino-acid sequence MAVQAAIMNPQFMNFCFPGSVMEYDMEKSLDGSLLGEAENDEDYKETTRDLLSFIDSASSNIKLALDKPVKSKRKVNHRKYLQKQIKRCTGIITPGNIAEAPVKRQGSPLAQPSPLQSKILPKRDGVQANLQSKSLAALFSPVKDIRGEKAKKPPLRHRNLPPSFFTEPANCSKVSSTSGMTLKDLERGNPEAAEFFELLGPDYSNMVSDQDLYQSMPLRVQQEMGGPDPASYDSHHLVGGLLYSEPWTSCSGASKKLGGSLRSGPVQPPVYCPSSEATGPIEDHALCTLAFPNFFTDCSIPQVTYDLSGGYNRANYSSL; translated from the coding sequence ATGGCTGTTCAGGCTGCGATCATGAACCCTCAGTTCATGAATTTCTGCTTCCCTGGTTCTGTGATGGAGTACGACATGGAGAAAAGTCTGGATGGGAGTCTCCTCGGTGAGGCAGAAAATGACGAGGACTACAAAGAGACCACTAGGGACTTGCTGAGCTTCATAGACTCAGCCTCCAGCAATATCAAGCTGGCTCTGGACAAGCCGGTAAAATCCAAGAGGAAAGTCAACCACCGGAAGTATCTACAGAAGCAGATCAAGAGGTGCACTGGCATTATAACACCAGGAAACATAGCAGAAGCCCCAGTTAAAAGACAAGGTTCCCCCCTGGCTCAGCCCAGCCCTTTGCAGAGCAAAATTCTACCTAAGCGAGACGGGGTCCAGGCAAACTTACAAAGCAAGAGCTTGGCGGCTCTCTTCAGCCCTGTGAAGGATATAAGGGGTGAAAAAGCCAAGAAACCACCCCTGAGGCATCGCAATCTGCCCCCTTCTTTCTTTACTGAGCCTGCCAACTGCTCCAAAGTCAGCTCCACATCTGGGATGACCCTGAAGGACTTGGAACGAGGAAATCCCGAGGCTGCAGAGTTCTTTGAGCTCTTGGGGCCCGATTACAGCAACATGGTCAGTGACCAGGACCTTTATCAAAGTATGCCTCTCCGGGTTCAGCAAGAGATGGGTGGCCCAGACCCTGCTTCCTACGATTCTCACCATTTAGTTGGTGGTCTCCTCTACTCCGAGCCCTGGACTAGCTGCTCAGGGGCCTCTAAGAAACTAGGGGGGAGTCTGCGTTCAGGCCCGGTCCAGCCTCCTGTCTACTGTCCCTCCTCTGAGGCTACTGGGCCCATAGAGGACCATGCACTGTGCACTTTGGCCTTCCCGAACTTCTTCACAGACTGCTCCATACCTCAGGTCACTTATGATTTAAGTGGTGGTTATAACAGAGCAAATTATTCATCTCTAtga